Proteins found in one Corynebacterium sanguinis genomic segment:
- a CDS encoding long-chain fatty-acid--CoA ligase — protein MLSTMQEVPFSVARILTYGQTIHSTTRVTTWRSGEAEESSFAAIGARAAAFAHALHDDLGITGDERVATLLYNCAEHLEVMFAVASKGAVFTPVNIQLVEDQIAYVINHSEAQVIVADPRLADKLGRVLELCPLVTAVCFTGTEFPASLAAALPEGIDVHNYESLLDGRSTVYDWPELPENTAAALVYSTATTGAPKGVAYSHRSIWLEAMGLRATDSMAITHGETFLCGIPIYHVMSWGVPFAAFLVGTPLVLPDSDVSAPTLAALIAATHPRVAHGVPTLWIQLIIHYSSNPPERMSLTEIFVGGSPAPPALIKVWEERYGVDVIHVWGMTETSTVGTVARPPSGVSGEARYAFRVSQGRFAPWLEYRVVNDGKVMSSTDRSQGEIQVRGNMVAASYYRSPTQDAGEIAGEFRGEQVTDAREAFTADGWLRTGDVGTVTNDGFMTLYDRARDVIRSGGEWIYSAQVENLIMEADEVIECAVIGYPDPQWGERPLAITVLVPDAAPTAETAARLRKQLSKLLPRWMAPEYWTFVSSIDKTSVGKFDKKDLRKHLANDRFDIIALPGPGNRNPHA, from the coding sequence ATGCTTTCCACCATGCAGGAGGTGCCGTTTTCCGTCGCCCGGATTCTCACCTACGGGCAGACGATTCACTCAACCACCCGCGTTACCACGTGGCGTTCCGGGGAGGCAGAGGAATCCTCGTTCGCGGCGATCGGCGCCCGCGCCGCGGCTTTCGCGCACGCGCTTCACGACGACCTCGGGATCACAGGCGACGAACGCGTGGCCACGTTGCTGTACAACTGCGCTGAGCACCTTGAGGTGATGTTCGCGGTGGCGTCGAAAGGCGCCGTGTTCACCCCGGTGAATATCCAGCTTGTTGAGGACCAAATCGCGTACGTGATCAACCACTCCGAGGCCCAGGTCATCGTCGCCGACCCGCGCCTTGCGGACAAGCTCGGCCGCGTGCTCGAGCTATGCCCGCTCGTGACCGCGGTGTGCTTCACCGGTACCGAGTTCCCCGCCTCGCTCGCCGCGGCACTGCCCGAGGGCATCGACGTGCACAACTACGAGTCGCTTCTCGACGGCCGCTCTACCGTCTACGACTGGCCCGAGCTGCCAGAAAACACCGCCGCAGCGCTGGTCTACTCCACCGCGACGACGGGCGCTCCCAAGGGCGTGGCCTATTCCCACCGCTCCATCTGGCTGGAGGCAATGGGGCTGCGCGCCACCGATTCGATGGCGATCACCCACGGCGAGACGTTTTTGTGCGGCATCCCCATCTACCACGTGATGAGCTGGGGCGTTCCGTTTGCCGCCTTCCTCGTGGGCACCCCGCTGGTGCTGCCCGATTCGGACGTCTCTGCCCCAACGCTCGCGGCTCTGATCGCTGCGACGCACCCGCGCGTCGCGCACGGCGTGCCCACCCTGTGGATCCAACTGATCATCCACTACTCCTCAAACCCACCGGAGCGCATGAGCCTGACCGAGATCTTCGTGGGCGGCTCCCCCGCGCCGCCGGCGCTGATCAAGGTGTGGGAGGAGCGCTACGGCGTCGACGTCATCCACGTCTGGGGTATGACGGAGACCTCCACGGTGGGCACGGTGGCGCGCCCGCCGTCGGGCGTGTCCGGTGAGGCCCGCTACGCCTTCCGCGTCTCCCAGGGCCGCTTCGCCCCGTGGCTGGAATACCGGGTGGTTAACGACGGCAAGGTGATGTCGTCGACGGACCGCTCCCAAGGTGAGATCCAGGTGCGCGGCAACATGGTCGCGGCCTCCTACTACCGCTCCCCCACCCAGGACGCCGGGGAGATCGCCGGCGAATTCCGCGGCGAACAGGTCACCGACGCCCGCGAGGCGTTTACCGCCGACGGGTGGCTGCGCACCGGCGACGTGGGCACGGTGACCAACGACGGCTTTATGACGCTCTACGACCGCGCCCGCGACGTCATCCGCTCCGGCGGCGAGTGGATTTATTCGGCGCAGGTGGAAAACCTGATCATGGAGGCCGACGAGGTCATCGAGTGCGCCGTGATTGGCTACCCGGACCCGCAGTGGGGCGAGCGGCCCCTGGCGATCACGGTGCTCGTTCCCGACGCCGCGCCCACCGCCGAGACCGCGGCGCGGCTGCGCAAGCAGCTGTCGAAGCTCTTACCGAGGTGGATGGCCCCGGAATACTGGACGTTCGTGTCCTCCATTGACAAGACGTCGGTGGGCAAGTTTGACAAGAAGGACCTGCGTAAGCACTTGGCGAACGACCGCTTCGACATCATCGCGCTGCCCGGGCCGGGAAACCGAAACCCTCACGCCTAA
- the thrB gene encoding homoserine kinase, with amino-acid sequence MPTALPVGLKATVTVPGSSANLGPGFDTLGIALGIYDTVEVETIASGLEIEIFGEGADDLPRDSSHLVVKAINSGFEAAGVEAPGLRVVCHNEIPQSRGLGSSASAAVAGVVAANALAEDPLDSAAVVQLSSAFEGHPDNAAASVLGGAVVSWTDVPVDGVTDTTYRAVGVGVHPSIRATAFVPDFHASTDAVRQVLPSHVTHTDARFNVSRTAVMTVAIQHHPELLWEGTRDRLHQPYRADVLPVTAEWVNHLRNRGFAAYLSGAGPTAMVLSTEPIPEKILDGAREAGLRVVDLEIAGPASATLSRV; translated from the coding sequence ATGCCCACCGCTCTTCCCGTCGGCCTCAAAGCCACCGTCACCGTGCCCGGATCCTCCGCAAACCTGGGGCCGGGCTTTGACACGCTCGGCATCGCTCTGGGCATCTACGACACCGTCGAGGTGGAAACCATCGCCTCCGGGCTCGAGATCGAGATCTTCGGCGAGGGCGCCGACGATCTGCCGCGCGACTCCTCCCACTTGGTGGTCAAGGCCATTAACTCCGGGTTCGAGGCAGCCGGCGTCGAGGCGCCGGGCCTGCGCGTGGTGTGCCACAACGAGATCCCGCAGTCGCGCGGGCTGGGCTCGTCCGCATCGGCCGCCGTCGCCGGCGTCGTTGCCGCCAACGCCCTGGCCGAAGACCCGCTCGACAGCGCGGCGGTAGTGCAGCTGTCCTCGGCGTTCGAGGGCCACCCCGACAACGCCGCCGCCTCGGTTCTCGGCGGCGCCGTGGTGTCGTGGACCGACGTTCCCGTCGACGGGGTGACCGACACGACCTACCGCGCGGTGGGCGTGGGGGTGCATCCGTCGATACGCGCGACTGCCTTCGTGCCGGACTTCCACGCCTCCACCGACGCGGTGCGCCAGGTGCTGCCGAGCCACGTGACGCATACCGACGCCCGCTTCAACGTCTCACGCACCGCCGTGATGACGGTGGCGATCCAGCACCACCCCGAACTTCTGTGGGAGGGAACGCGCGACCGCCTGCACCAGCCGTACCGCGCCGACGTGCTGCCGGTCACCGCGGAATGGGTCAACCACCTGCGCAACCGCGGTTTCGCCGCCTACCTGTCGGGGGCGGGGCCCACGGCGATGGTGCTGAGCACAGAGCCAATCCCGGAGAAGATCCTTGACGGCGCGCGCGAGGCCGGTCTGCGTGTAGTCGACCTGGAGATCGCTGGGCCGGCAAGCGCCACGCTGAGCCGGGTGTAG
- a CDS encoding homoserine dehydrogenase yields MTVSSAESRNGNYPGKGIGEPVGVAILGKGTVGTEVLRLLAEFSDNLEHRIGGPIEVRGVAVSNLDKHKDAPEVDGIYLTDNARELIDRDDVDVVVELIGGIEYPRELVLEALKNGKSVVTANKALVAAHADELSDAANAAGVDLYYEAAVAAAIPVVGMLRRSLAGDQVQRISGIVNGTTNFILDAMATSGMSYEDALAEATRLGYAEADPTADVEGHDAASKAAILASMGFHTRVTYDDVYCEGITKITADDIEAAKQSNETIKLLAICERLLDDTGNTVGVNARVHPTLVANDHPLASVDKSYNAIFVEAEAAGRLMFYGNGAGGAPTASAVLGDLVGAARNKVHGGRAPAENPYANYEVVGFGEVHSRYHINMTVNDRVGVLADLARMFSQAGISLSAVRQEESDDGAHLIVVTHAAQERTLSEIVDALTNHADVQAINSVIRLDA; encoded by the coding sequence ATGACTGTATCGAGCGCTGAGAGCCGCAACGGAAACTACCCAGGCAAGGGCATCGGCGAGCCGGTCGGTGTCGCCATCTTGGGCAAGGGCACCGTCGGCACCGAGGTGCTCCGACTCCTCGCCGAATTCTCCGACAACCTTGAGCACCGCATCGGCGGCCCGATTGAGGTGCGCGGCGTCGCGGTATCCAACCTGGATAAACACAAGGACGCCCCCGAGGTCGACGGGATTTACCTCACCGACAACGCCCGCGAGCTGATCGACCGCGACGATGTCGACGTCGTCGTGGAGCTCATTGGCGGCATCGAGTACCCGCGCGAGCTCGTGCTCGAGGCTTTGAAGAACGGCAAGTCCGTCGTGACCGCCAACAAGGCGCTCGTCGCGGCGCACGCCGACGAGCTTTCCGACGCCGCCAACGCCGCCGGTGTCGACCTCTACTACGAGGCGGCCGTCGCCGCCGCGATCCCCGTCGTCGGCATGCTGCGCCGCTCGCTCGCAGGCGACCAGGTCCAGCGCATCTCCGGCATTGTCAACGGCACGACCAACTTCATCCTCGACGCCATGGCCACCAGCGGCATGAGCTACGAGGACGCGCTCGCCGAGGCAACCCGCCTGGGCTACGCGGAGGCCGACCCCACCGCGGACGTCGAGGGCCACGACGCGGCGTCCAAAGCCGCGATCTTGGCCTCGATGGGCTTCCACACCCGCGTGACCTACGACGACGTCTACTGTGAGGGGATCACGAAAATCACCGCCGACGACATCGAGGCGGCGAAGCAGTCGAACGAGACGATCAAGCTGCTCGCGATCTGCGAGCGCCTGCTTGACGACACCGGCAACACCGTTGGCGTCAACGCCCGCGTCCATCCGACGCTCGTGGCCAACGACCACCCGCTGGCGAGCGTCGATAAGTCCTACAACGCGATCTTCGTCGAGGCGGAGGCCGCGGGCCGGCTGATGTTCTACGGCAACGGCGCCGGCGGCGCGCCGACCGCCTCCGCCGTGCTCGGCGACCTGGTCGGCGCCGCGCGCAACAAGGTCCACGGAGGACGCGCCCCGGCGGAAAACCCCTACGCCAACTACGAGGTCGTCGGCTTCGGCGAGGTGCACTCGCGCTACCACATCAACATGACCGTCAACGACCGCGTCGGCGTGCTTGCCGACCTCGCGCGCATGTTCTCCCAGGCTGGGATCTCGCTCTCCGCCGTGCGCCAGGAGGAATCCGACGACGGCGCGCACCTGATCGTGGTCACCCACGCCGCGCAGGAGCGCACGCTGAGCGAGATTGTCGACGCCCTGACCAACCACGCCGACGTCCAAGCCATCAACTCCGTCATCCGCCTCGACGCCTAA
- the lysA gene encoding diaminopimelate decarboxylase: MDFNDLPAHVWPRSVARQEDGVVTIAGVPLPEIAEEYGTPVMVVDEDDFRSRCRDMAAAFGAPENVHYASKAFLTRMIARWVDEEGLALDVASENELRIALAANFPPERITVHGNNKSESFLTLCAESGVGHVVIDSHQELAELNDVCGRLGTNQEVFVRVKPGVDAHTHEFVATSHEDQKFGLSLASGSAHKAAVDAIAAANLTLAGLHCHVGSQVFDAEGFKLAAERVLGLYATLYRENNVALDYLDLGGGYGIAYVDDEQPLDVTGVARDLLSSVDQVAAELGIPAPTVVVEPGRAIAGPSTVTVYRAGTIKDVHTSHTTTRRYIAVDGGMSDNIRPALYDSAYDGRVVNRFVDAPETATRLVGSHCESGDILINDAMWPEDIATGDLIALAATGAYCYSMSSNYNAFGRPAVVAVRAGHTKPMLKRETVEDLLAREYEGLSYTL; this comes from the coding sequence ATGGATTTCAACGACCTTCCCGCCCACGTGTGGCCGCGCTCTGTGGCGCGGCAGGAAGACGGCGTTGTCACCATCGCCGGGGTGCCGCTTCCCGAGATCGCCGAGGAGTACGGTACGCCCGTGATGGTTGTCGACGAGGACGACTTCCGGTCCCGCTGCCGCGACATGGCGGCCGCGTTCGGCGCGCCAGAAAACGTCCACTACGCCTCCAAGGCATTTTTGACCCGCATGATCGCGCGCTGGGTGGACGAGGAGGGGCTGGCACTCGACGTCGCCTCCGAAAACGAGCTGCGCATCGCGCTGGCCGCCAACTTCCCGCCCGAGCGCATTACGGTGCACGGCAACAACAAGTCGGAATCCTTCCTCACCCTCTGCGCCGAGTCCGGGGTTGGCCACGTCGTGATCGACTCGCACCAGGAACTCGCCGAGCTCAACGACGTCTGTGGGCGGCTCGGCACAAACCAAGAGGTTTTCGTGCGTGTCAAGCCCGGTGTGGACGCGCATACGCACGAGTTCGTCGCCACCAGCCACGAGGACCAGAAATTCGGCCTGTCGCTGGCCTCGGGCTCCGCGCACAAGGCGGCCGTCGACGCCATCGCTGCGGCCAACCTCACGCTTGCGGGTCTGCACTGCCACGTCGGCTCCCAGGTGTTCGACGCAGAGGGCTTCAAGCTCGCCGCCGAGCGCGTGCTGGGCCTGTACGCGACCCTCTACCGGGAGAACAACGTCGCGCTGGACTACCTCGATCTCGGCGGCGGTTACGGCATTGCCTACGTGGACGACGAGCAGCCTCTCGACGTCACCGGCGTCGCCCGCGACCTGCTCTCCAGCGTCGACCAGGTAGCCGCGGAGCTGGGGATCCCCGCCCCGACGGTGGTTGTCGAGCCCGGCCGCGCGATCGCGGGCCCGTCGACAGTGACCGTGTACCGCGCGGGCACGATCAAAGATGTGCACACCTCGCACACCACCACGCGGCGCTACATTGCCGTCGACGGCGGGATGAGCGACAACATCCGCCCCGCCCTGTACGACTCCGCCTACGATGGCCGGGTGGTCAACCGCTTCGTCGACGCCCCCGAGACCGCGACCCGCCTGGTTGGCTCGCACTGCGAGTCGGGCGACATCTTAATTAACGACGCAATGTGGCCCGAGGACATCGCCACCGGCGACCTGATCGCGCTGGCCGCGACCGGCGCCTACTGCTATTCCATGAGCTCGAACTACAACGCGTTTGGCCGCCCGGCCGTCGTGGCGGTGCGCGCCGGCCACACCAAGCCGATGCTCAAGCGCGAGACGGTCGAGGACTTGCTCGCGCGGGAGTACGAGGGATTGTCCTACACGTTATAG
- the argS gene encoding arginine--tRNA ligase codes for MTPADLATAIRQATTTVLTDHDLDATVVPETVTVERPRNPEHGDYATNIALQVAKRAGTNPRELAGWLVDALATDPAIASADVAGPGFINLRLAADAQGKLVADILEAGQDYGRCHIYAGEKVNLEFVSANPTGPIHLGGTRWAAVGDSLGRVLEAAGADVTREYYFNDHGGQIDRFARSLVAAAKGEPTPEDGYGGAYISEIAAGVVDKHEGALEGTDAEVQETFRAAGVDMMFAHIKRSLRDFGVEFDVYFHENSLFESGAVDKAVATLKDNGNLYESDGAWWLRSTGFGDDKDRVVIKSDGDAAYIAGDIAYVADKFDRGHTLAIYMLGADHHGYIARLRAAAQALGYDADAVEVLIGQMVNLVRNGKPVKMSKRAGTIITLEDLVDAIGVDGARYSLARSSVDQTLDIDLDLWTRQSSDNPVYYVQYGHARLCSIARRASEAGVSVAEPDLGLLTHEKEGDLIRTLGEYPAVVQAAAELREPHRVARYVEELASSFHKFYDARQILPKAGEDAEPIHEARLALAMATRQVLANALDLLGVSAPERM; via the coding sequence ATGACGCCAGCTGACCTCGCGACCGCCATCAGGCAGGCCACCACGACCGTTCTCACCGACCACGACCTCGACGCGACTGTCGTGCCCGAAACCGTGACGGTGGAGCGTCCGCGCAACCCCGAACACGGCGATTACGCCACTAACATCGCCCTGCAGGTGGCGAAACGGGCCGGCACCAACCCCCGCGAGCTCGCGGGCTGGCTTGTCGACGCCCTCGCCACCGACCCGGCTATCGCCAGCGCCGACGTTGCAGGCCCCGGTTTTATCAACCTGCGCCTCGCTGCGGACGCGCAGGGCAAGCTCGTCGCCGACATCTTGGAGGCGGGCCAGGACTATGGCCGCTGCCACATCTACGCCGGCGAGAAAGTCAACCTGGAGTTTGTTTCCGCGAACCCGACCGGGCCGATCCACCTGGGCGGTACCCGCTGGGCGGCGGTGGGTGACTCCCTCGGCCGCGTTCTCGAGGCCGCCGGTGCAGACGTCACCCGCGAGTACTACTTCAACGACCACGGTGGCCAGATCGACCGCTTTGCCCGTTCGCTCGTCGCCGCGGCCAAGGGCGAGCCCACGCCGGAGGACGGGTACGGTGGCGCGTACATTTCCGAGATCGCTGCGGGGGTCGTTGACAAGCACGAAGGCGCGCTGGAGGGCACGGACGCCGAGGTCCAGGAAACCTTCCGCGCGGCGGGCGTGGATATGATGTTTGCCCACATCAAGCGCTCGTTGAGGGATTTTGGCGTCGAGTTCGACGTGTACTTCCACGAAAACTCGCTGTTCGAATCTGGCGCCGTGGACAAGGCGGTGGCCACGCTCAAGGACAACGGCAACCTGTACGAAAGCGACGGTGCGTGGTGGCTGCGCTCGACCGGCTTCGGCGACGACAAGGACCGCGTGGTGATCAAGTCTGACGGCGACGCCGCCTACATCGCCGGTGACATTGCCTACGTGGCCGACAAGTTCGATCGCGGCCACACACTGGCCATTTACATGCTCGGCGCGGACCACCACGGCTACATCGCCCGGTTGCGCGCGGCGGCGCAGGCCCTCGGCTACGACGCGGACGCAGTGGAAGTGCTCATCGGCCAGATGGTCAACCTTGTACGAAACGGCAAGCCTGTGAAAATGTCCAAGCGCGCCGGCACGATCATCACCCTCGAAGACCTCGTCGACGCCATCGGAGTCGACGGTGCACGCTATTCTCTGGCCCGCTCCTCGGTAGACCAGACCCTCGATATCGATCTGGACCTGTGGACGAGGCAGTCCTCGGACAACCCCGTCTACTACGTTCAGTACGGCCACGCGCGGTTGTGCTCGATCGCGCGTCGCGCCTCTGAGGCGGGCGTGAGCGTCGCCGAGCCTGACCTGGGGCTTTTGACGCACGAGAAGGAAGGTGATCTGATCCGCACTCTCGGCGAGTACCCGGCGGTGGTCCAAGCCGCGGCCGAGCTGCGCGAGCCGCACCGCGTGGCCCGCTACGTCGAGGAACTGGCGAGCTCGTTCCACAAGTTCTATGACGCCCGCCAGATCCTGCCCAAGGCCGGCGAGGACGCCGAGCCGATCCACGAAGCGCGCCTCGCGCTGGCCATGGCCACACGCCAGGTCCTGGCCAACGCCCTTGACCTGCTCGGCGTCAGCGCACCGGAGCGGATGTAA
- a CDS encoding alpha/beta fold hydrolase yields MPFFAQRAQASAAALLFAAVHVNVVAGAAEAPVPEVTAEPCPITVNVERAECGRIEVPMRYDDPAGEAISVGFIRIPAQNPAARRGALFGNPGGPGGDAYTYFGTEGSGFDWPQEIRDEWDLVAVQPRGLLHSTPLNCQSPNPQTPLDVAQLQIESTLSSGRVSRSLCQGQRPGYPETITTENNARDWDEVRRALGYDRISIMGLSYGTYLGSVYATMYPQHTDRVVLDSTMDPSLAWQGLMRTQQGGYERALNDYFAYVAANDATYGMGDTPLKAYQYWSRKVVAESGTNPTVTPPPAQVGDLPPGLGSSGQAGADVLTATGKARVEGEGIVSRLLNPGANQATSPLLTATRINLPHPQAWDQLARLTNGTLEQGQDAAPAQALIDEYQQQVVALHQLQAVQMCNENVSPPDFGLIPAALWSSEVSGDIFTSPNAVIGSGMYCAGAEPVAGTAELDGSRLELRPLQINGTGDPQTVYEGRGTIAESMGSHLLTVHGPGHGHVGFGNKVVDRIVIDYLRTGRTEATDAPGYFEAR; encoded by the coding sequence ATGCCATTTTTCGCCCAGCGAGCGCAAGCGTCGGCGGCCGCATTGCTCTTTGCCGCTGTGCATGTGAATGTCGTCGCTGGCGCCGCTGAAGCTCCCGTGCCCGAGGTCACCGCCGAGCCGTGCCCCATCACGGTCAACGTTGAGCGAGCCGAGTGCGGCCGCATCGAGGTGCCCATGCGTTACGACGACCCCGCCGGCGAGGCAATCTCCGTCGGGTTCATCCGCATCCCCGCGCAGAACCCGGCTGCGCGCCGCGGCGCGTTGTTCGGTAACCCGGGAGGGCCGGGCGGCGACGCGTACACCTACTTCGGCACCGAAGGCAGCGGTTTCGACTGGCCACAGGAGATCCGCGACGAGTGGGACTTGGTGGCGGTCCAGCCCCGCGGGTTGCTCCATTCAACGCCGCTGAACTGCCAGTCACCGAACCCGCAGACCCCACTGGACGTAGCGCAGCTCCAAATTGAATCCACCTTGTCCAGCGGTCGGGTGAGCCGCTCGCTATGCCAGGGTCAGCGGCCGGGTTACCCGGAGACGATCACGACGGAAAACAACGCACGCGACTGGGACGAGGTTCGCCGAGCGCTCGGCTACGACAGGATTTCGATCATGGGACTGTCCTACGGCACCTACCTCGGATCCGTTTATGCCACTATGTACCCGCAGCACACCGACCGTGTAGTGCTGGATTCCACGATGGATCCTTCCCTTGCCTGGCAGGGGCTGATGCGCACACAGCAGGGCGGCTACGAGCGCGCGCTGAACGATTACTTCGCTTACGTGGCCGCCAACGACGCAACCTACGGGATGGGTGACACCCCGCTGAAGGCCTACCAGTACTGGTCGCGCAAGGTCGTCGCCGAATCAGGTACGAACCCAACAGTAACCCCTCCCCCGGCTCAGGTCGGGGACCTCCCGCCCGGGCTCGGATCCTCCGGCCAGGCCGGCGCGGACGTGCTCACCGCCACCGGGAAGGCCCGCGTGGAGGGCGAGGGAATCGTCTCACGTCTTCTCAACCCCGGGGCAAATCAGGCCACCTCCCCGCTGCTCACCGCGACCCGCATAAACCTGCCTCACCCACAGGCCTGGGATCAGCTCGCGCGACTCACAAACGGGACTCTTGAGCAGGGCCAGGACGCAGCGCCCGCGCAGGCACTTATCGACGAGTACCAGCAGCAAGTCGTGGCATTGCACCAGCTCCAGGCGGTCCAGATGTGCAACGAGAATGTCTCCCCGCCCGATTTCGGCCTCATCCCGGCGGCGCTGTGGTCCTCTGAGGTCAGCGGCGACATCTTCACCAGCCCCAATGCCGTGATTGGCTCTGGCATGTACTGCGCGGGCGCCGAGCCTGTTGCCGGCACAGCGGAGCTGGATGGTTCCCGCCTCGAGCTCCGCCCGCTGCAGATCAATGGCACCGGGGATCCGCAGACGGTGTATGAGGGACGCGGCACCATCGCCGAGTCGATGGGCAGCCACCTGCTCACCGTGCACGGCCCTGGCCACGGCCACGTCGGGTTCGGCAACAAGGTAGTCGACCGTATCGTCATCGACTACCTGCGCACCGGCCGCACGGAGGCGACAGACGCGCCGGGATACTTCGAGGCGCGCTAG
- a CDS encoding type 1 glutamine amidotransferase domain-containing protein, with protein sequence MTKALFVLTAADHWTLNDASQHPTGFWAEEFTTPYGVFRDAGWDLTVATPGGRKPVADPASLNDEQEAILAELAPVIDNPASLEDVDPDNFDVVFYPGGHGPMEDLAVNEASSRILASRLEQDRTLALLCHAPAAIAATADANGKSPFAGRKMTGFSNAEESAGGLASKATWLLEDKLVELGVDYSAAEPFSPHVVSDGNLHTGQNPASSKELAEKILESI encoded by the coding sequence ATGACCAAAGCACTTTTCGTTCTCACCGCAGCAGACCACTGGACGCTTAACGACGCCTCGCAGCACCCAACCGGCTTTTGGGCCGAGGAGTTCACCACCCCGTACGGGGTTTTCCGTGACGCGGGCTGGGACCTCACGGTGGCAACCCCCGGTGGACGCAAACCCGTCGCCGACCCCGCCAGCCTCAATGACGAGCAGGAGGCGATTCTCGCCGAGCTGGCTCCAGTCATTGACAACCCGGCCTCGCTCGAAGATGTCGACCCGGACAACTTCGACGTGGTGTTCTACCCGGGCGGGCACGGCCCGATGGAGGACTTGGCGGTCAACGAGGCGTCGTCACGCATCCTGGCGAGCAGGCTCGAGCAGGACCGGACCCTGGCGCTGTTGTGCCACGCGCCGGCGGCTATCGCGGCCACGGCTGACGCGAACGGGAAATCACCGTTTGCCGGGCGGAAGATGACCGGCTTCTCCAACGCCGAGGAGAGCGCCGGCGGCCTCGCGAGCAAGGCCACGTGGCTGCTCGAGGACAAGCTCGTTGAGCTCGGCGTGGATTACAGCGCGGCTGAACCGTTTAGCCCCCACGTCGTCTCCGACGGCAACCTCCACACCGGGCAGAACCCGGCGTCGTCAAAGGAGCTGGCAGAAAAGATCCTCGAAAGCATCTAG
- a CDS encoding IS256 family transposase yields MTTVARRNPEDSAKIKAIEEKLLANPEMAKLIDELGTSTTDANDLVRGLLQASINRGLNAEMDAHLGYQHGDRNSKEAAGQNNSRNGSYPKRVDSNYGPVDVAVPRDRDGSFLPTMVPKGSRRLTDVDDMIISLYAGGMTVRDIQHHMATAMGVDISHETISAITDAVLEEVMIWQNRQLDEFYPVVFLDALRIKVRDGGRVVNKSAYLAIGVDMEGIKHILGIWLAKEEGASFWAQVCANLATRGVHDVFIVCCDGLKGLPEAVEATWPDSMVQTCVVHLIRAANRWVAYGDRKAVSAELKKIYTAPTEQTALAALTEFEASELGEKYPQSVKVWRDAWDRFIPFLEFPPMARKVIYTTNSIESMNNELRKATRNRVQFTNDESAIKTVWLMICNIEDKRAAKRAKQGKRVAATSGRLIEGRRVTNWKQAINQMSVAYPDRFEPYL; encoded by the coding sequence ATGACTACCGTGGCACGACGAAACCCAGAGGACTCCGCAAAGATCAAAGCGATCGAGGAAAAGCTCCTCGCCAATCCTGAGATGGCGAAGCTGATCGACGAGCTCGGCACCTCCACCACGGATGCCAACGATCTCGTCCGGGGCCTGCTCCAGGCCTCGATCAACCGGGGCCTCAACGCCGAGATGGATGCCCACCTCGGCTACCAGCACGGCGACCGGAACAGCAAGGAAGCCGCTGGTCAGAACAATTCCCGTAACGGTTCCTACCCCAAGCGGGTCGATTCGAACTACGGACCGGTCGATGTCGCTGTTCCCCGGGACCGTGACGGATCCTTCCTGCCGACAATGGTGCCCAAAGGATCCCGCCGGCTGACCGACGTCGACGACATGATCATCAGTCTCTATGCCGGTGGCATGACCGTCCGAGACATCCAGCACCACATGGCCACCGCCATGGGCGTGGACATCTCCCATGAAACAATCTCCGCGATCACCGATGCGGTCCTCGAGGAGGTCATGATCTGGCAGAACCGCCAACTTGATGAGTTCTACCCCGTGGTCTTCCTCGATGCGTTACGGATCAAAGTCCGTGACGGGGGCCGGGTGGTCAACAAATCCGCGTACCTGGCTATCGGGGTGGACATGGAGGGGATCAAACACATCCTGGGTATCTGGCTGGCTAAAGAGGAAGGAGCCTCGTTCTGGGCGCAGGTGTGTGCCAACCTCGCTACCCGCGGAGTGCACGATGTGTTCATCGTGTGCTGTGACGGGCTCAAGGGTCTGCCGGAGGCTGTGGAAGCCACCTGGCCGGATTCGATGGTCCAGACCTGTGTCGTCCACCTGATCAGGGCAGCAAACCGGTGGGTGGCCTATGGAGATCGTAAGGCGGTGTCCGCCGAGTTGAAGAAGATCTACACCGCCCCCACCGAGCAAACCGCTCTGGCGGCGTTGACGGAGTTCGAGGCCTCCGAGCTGGGGGAAAAGTATCCGCAGTCAGTCAAGGTGTGGCGCGATGCGTGGGACCGGTTCATCCCGTTCCTTGAGTTCCCACCGATGGCTAGGAAGGTGATCTACACCACGAACTCGATTGAGTCGATGAACAACGAGCTGCGTAAAGCCACCCGGAATCGGGTGCAGTTCACCAACGATGAGTCTGCGATCAAAACCGTGTGGTTGATGATCTGCAACATTGAGGACAAACGGGCCGCCAAGCGTGCTAAGCAGGGCAAACGGGTCGCGGCGACCAGCGGCCGGCTGATCGAGGGCAGGCGGGTGACGAACTGGAAGCAGGCCATCAACCAGATGTCTGTGGCTTACCCTGACCGCTTCGAGCCCTACCTCTAA